A stretch of Lathyrus oleraceus cultivar Zhongwan6 chromosome 6, CAAS_Psat_ZW6_1.0, whole genome shotgun sequence DNA encodes these proteins:
- the LOC127098335 gene encoding blue copper protein 1a, which translates to MTSSSFIYFGISMILFSSIAMAADHIVGDEKGWTVDFNYIQWAQDKVFRVGDNLVFNYDNSKHNVFKVNGTLFQNCAFPPQNEALSTGKDIIQLKTDGKKWYICGKANHCAARQMKLVINVLEEGAPSPSSSAHSLVSTIFGVLIPVATLAITAIF; encoded by the exons ATGACTTCTTCTAGTTTCATCTACTTTGGAATTTCCATGATTCTGTTTTCCTCAATAGCAATGGCTGCTGATCACATTGTCGGTGATGAAAAGGGCTGGACTGTTGATTTCAACTACATTCAATGGGCACAAGACAAAGTTTTTCGTGTTGGTGACAACCTTG TGTTCAATTATGACAATTCCAAACACAACGTGTTCAAAGTGAATGGTACACTCTTTCAAAACTGTGCTTTTCCGCCACAAAATGAAGCACTTTCCACAGGAAAGGACATTATTCAACTCAAAACAGATGGGAAAAAATGGTATATTTGTGGAAAGGCCAATCATTGTGCTGCACGTCAAATGAAGTTGGTTATTAATGTATTAGAAGAAGGTGCACCTTCTCCTTCTTCATCTGCTCACTCTCTTGTATCAACTATCTTTGGAGTCCTCATACCAGTAGCCACGCTTGCCATTACAGCAATCTTTTAG